A region from the Drosophila takahashii strain IR98-3 E-12201 chromosome 2L, DtakHiC1v2, whole genome shotgun sequence genome encodes:
- the LOC138912272 gene encoding uncharacterized protein has translation MNDDDIKEAVAPLGLRIEFRQKLYQWRNSQSGDKKQFSEKPTDVVSAVSSCRKAVLIKSLHSLLNETQKGKDILEYEETHRILSQTLRDDLIAIIVEEAIFGNIAIKVPDFQTLLDEICLLFPSQISVKKYYFIPRKGRGNPSEKLYSKYSNRRSQKKKKMERKSLEMVVSGADDEDSSICKAYKLTLSRTCDDWDSVRDMWKKTFNLRQQDVTTLNNLKFFEAWNKFSHAKAFELIDIDFEIMYPGKGFHLLSKWQEFRDKIFGYYEDNISNAQ, from the exons ATGAACGACGACGATATTAAGGAGGCAGTTGCGCCATTAGGTCTGCGCATTGAgtttagacaaaaactttaccAATGGAGGAATTCTCAG agTGGAGATAAAAAACAGTTTTCCGAAAAACCTACCGATGTTGTATCCGCAGTGTCGTCTTGCAGAAAGGCCGTCTTGATTAAAAGTTTGCATTCCCTACTTAATGAAACGCAAAAAGGCAAGGATATTTTGGAGTACGAAGAAACCCATCGTATCCTTTCCCAAACCCTTCGTGACGACCTTATTGCGATTATAGTAGAAGAGGCAATATTCGGGAATATTGCGATTAAAGTTCCCGATTTCCAAACCTTGCTGGACGAAATATGTTTGCTTTTTCCAAGCCAGATAAGCGTGAag aaatattacTTTATTCCCCGAAAGGGTAGAGGAAATCCCTCTGAAAAACTTTACTCAAAATATAGTAATCGccgcagccaaaaaaaaaaaaaaatggagagAAAGTCTTTGGAAATGGTGGTATCTGGGGCTGACGACGAAGACAGTTCCATCTGCAAGGCGTACAAGCTGACACTCAGCCGTACTTGCGACGATTGGGATAGTGTACGCGATATGTGGAAGAAGACTTTTAATCTACGTCAACAAGATGTTACAACtctgaataatttaaagttttttgaaGCGTGGAATAAGTTTTCCCACGCTAAAGCTTTCGAACTG ATTGATATAGATTTCGAAATAATGTATCCCGGCAAAGGTTTTCACTTGCTTTCCAAATGGCAAGAGTTTCGAGACAAAATTTTTGGCTATTATGAAGACAACATATCCAATGCACAGTGA